One genomic segment of Petrotoga miotherma DSM 10691 includes these proteins:
- a CDS encoding type III PLP-dependent enzyme: MELTQLIREAAKTLETPFLVLDTNYVKENYYKLKNSINDVEIFYAVKANSHPSILETLRDLGASFDVASRGEIEKLMKLGISTDKMSFGNTIKKEKDIKFAWDNNVEYFAVDSEMEVEKIARNAPGAKVYGRLSMSSNDSDWPLSGKFGTDVDHLIEILKYAKRKGLIPYGVSFHVGSQSYNKYKWKEAILNASEVFEKLHKQKIDLKMLNLGGGIPVEHTKPVPDVEEIGEIINESIKEYLGWVKGLRVLSEPGRSMVGNAGIIASRVLLRSRKGTQNWVFLDTGVFHGLMETIENFRYEVLVEGKEYSETTTMTLAGPTCDSVDTIYDEIELPINIDYNDIVYFINTGAYTNEYATSFNGIEPLKVYTVEDLEALLKDNIVFMEEIQS; this comes from the coding sequence TTGGAATTAACGCAACTCATAAGAGAAGCGGCAAAAACTCTTGAAACACCTTTTTTAGTGTTAGATACTAATTATGTAAAGGAAAATTATTACAAGCTCAAAAATTCAATCAACGATGTCGAAATTTTTTATGCGGTAAAAGCCAATTCTCATCCTAGTATACTTGAAACATTAAGAGATTTAGGAGCTTCTTTTGATGTTGCATCAAGAGGGGAAATAGAAAAATTAATGAAGTTGGGAATTTCTACAGATAAAATGAGTTTTGGAAATACTATAAAGAAAGAAAAAGATATAAAATTTGCATGGGATAATAATGTAGAATATTTTGCGGTAGATTCGGAGATGGAAGTTGAAAAGATTGCAAGAAACGCCCCGGGTGCAAAAGTATATGGAAGATTGTCAATGAGTTCCAACGATTCAGATTGGCCACTTTCGGGTAAATTTGGCACGGACGTAGATCATCTAATAGAAATCCTAAAATATGCAAAAAGAAAAGGTTTAATACCATATGGGGTGTCTTTCCACGTAGGCTCGCAATCATATAACAAATACAAGTGGAAGGAAGCAATTTTGAATGCCAGTGAGGTTTTTGAAAAACTTCACAAGCAAAAGATTGATTTAAAAATGCTGAATTTAGGCGGTGGTATTCCAGTAGAACATACAAAACCAGTGCCGGACGTAGAAGAAATTGGAGAAATAATAAATGAATCGATCAAAGAGTATCTTGGATGGGTGAAAGGGTTAAGAGTTTTATCTGAGCCGGGAAGGTCTATGGTTGGTAATGCAGGGATAATTGCCTCAAGAGTTCTTTTAAGGAGTAGAAAGGGTACACAAAACTGGGTGTTTTTAGATACCGGTGTTTTTCACGGTTTAATGGAAACCATTGAAAATTTCAGGTACGAAGTGCTGGTGGAAGGCAAAGAGTATTCCGAAACAACAACTATGACCTTAGCTGGTCCTACCTGCGACAGTGTAGATACTATCTATGATGAAATTGAATTGCCAATTAATATTGATTATAACGATATAGTATATTTTATAAATACTGGTGCTTACACCAATGAATATGCGACATCCTTTAACGGTATAGAACCACTTAAAGTATACACAGTCGAAGATTTAGAAGCTTTGTTGAAAGACAATATTGTATTTATGGAAGAAATACAAAGCTAA